Proteins encoded in a region of the Roseovarius pelagicus genome:
- a CDS encoding Gfo/Idh/MocA family protein, with protein MIRVLVVGYGSIGQRHARILSDLGCKVAVVTQQTTEAMTIYSELSEALDTLSPDYVVIAVETARHVEILEALARLGYRGKLLVEKPLSDTQYTSPSGIFARLAVAYNLRFHPVLSALRARLAGVEVLAVDVRAGQHLAEWRPDRDFRQTYSAFREQGGGVLRDLSHELDYLLWLFGPWRRVAALGGSLGALQIDADEHYSALMVMAQAPVVQLRLSYLDRPARREIVVTTRDATLTADLMAGTLGVDGVIAHYECDRDTSYRAMHLAMLEDEGGILCSAAEGTAVGGLVAALEQAAAINVWVAA; from the coding sequence GTGATCCGTGTTCTTGTCGTTGGATACGGGTCGATCGGCCAACGGCATGCGCGCATCCTGTCTGATCTGGGTTGCAAGGTCGCGGTCGTTACGCAACAGACCACCGAGGCCATGACTATCTATTCCGAACTGTCTGAGGCACTGGATACGCTAAGCCCGGATTACGTTGTGATTGCTGTCGAAACCGCGCGGCACGTCGAAATCCTAGAAGCACTTGCAAGGCTGGGATACCGGGGAAAGCTTTTGGTCGAGAAACCCCTGTCGGACACGCAGTACACATCACCCTCCGGTATTTTTGCTCGGTTGGCAGTCGCGTATAATCTGCGTTTCCATCCCGTTCTCTCGGCACTCCGCGCACGGCTGGCTGGTGTTGAAGTCCTAGCAGTCGATGTCCGGGCAGGCCAGCATCTCGCCGAATGGCGTCCTGACCGCGATTTCCGCCAGACCTATTCTGCGTTCCGCGAACAGGGCGGCGGGGTTCTGCGTGATCTCAGTCATGAGCTGGACTACCTACTCTGGCTCTTCGGGCCCTGGCGTCGGGTGGCGGCGCTTGGTGGGTCGCTGGGCGCTCTGCAAATAGACGCGGACGAACACTATTCAGCGCTGATGGTGATGGCGCAGGCTCCGGTGGTGCAATTGCGCCTGAGCTATCTCGACCGTCCGGCCCGGCGCGAAATCGTTGTCACCACACGCGACGCAACTTTGACTGCGGATCTCATGGCCGGAACCCTCGGGGTTGACGGCGTGATTGCGCATTACGAATGCGATCGCGATACCAGCTATCGTGCGATGCATCTTGCGATGCTGGAAGATGAGGGTGGCATACTCTGCTCCGCCGCTGAAGGGACTGCCGTGGGCGGGCTTGTGGCTGCGCTGGAACAGGCGGCGGCGATTAATGTCTGGGTTGCGGCATGA
- a CDS encoding TniQ family protein gives MNCKPLPRRPAPFQDELLSSWLARLADANYCAVPELCRYLGLAQEHPPEMLADLASVDVDRFCTTLRLPSNDLDSMLLKRRKEFAVECVSWSDFQKCRTCTSKQPGISLRHWRFSWSLQCEVCGSELVPLRGDSEGLAQPPSGLRRRAQEGARYLMIAYRQGNVHSGRRMDLTLQVAGVLAPKLRHGAKFSQSRLDRHSILAAINLGMTRPLLAVALVMKNDPRAERRLRATFPHKRKLVDRLASLVGDLPLRSVRIGENHKTRSKKHPTCITSSPKPEYLAAARQAITELGATADGGELLRVAESILQTARR, from the coding sequence GTGAACTGCAAACCATTGCCGAGGCGCCCTGCACCATTTCAGGATGAACTTCTGTCGAGTTGGCTCGCCCGACTTGCTGACGCTAACTATTGCGCTGTGCCGGAGCTCTGCCGGTATCTGGGGCTTGCACAAGAACACCCGCCGGAAATGCTGGCCGATCTGGCTAGCGTGGACGTCGACAGATTCTGCACCACATTACGTCTGCCGTCCAATGATCTCGACAGCATGTTGCTCAAGCGGCGCAAGGAATTCGCGGTTGAGTGTGTTTCATGGTCAGATTTTCAAAAATGCCGGACATGCACAAGCAAACAGCCCGGGATATCGTTGCGCCATTGGCGCTTCTCGTGGTCATTGCAATGCGAAGTCTGCGGGTCTGAGTTGGTACCTTTGCGAGGTGATTCCGAGGGGCTTGCGCAACCGCCCAGCGGGCTCCGCCGCCGCGCTCAAGAAGGGGCGAGGTACCTCATGATTGCCTACCGACAAGGGAACGTCCATTCGGGCCGACGGATGGACCTGACGTTGCAAGTCGCAGGTGTACTCGCGCCGAAACTTCGTCACGGTGCGAAATTTTCTCAGAGCCGTTTGGATCGCCACAGCATTCTAGCTGCGATCAATTTAGGAATGACCCGGCCTTTGCTCGCGGTCGCGCTGGTGATGAAGAACGATCCCCGCGCTGAACGCAGGCTTCGTGCTACCTTCCCACATAAACGGAAACTGGTGGATCGGTTGGCCAGCCTTGTCGGTGATTTGCCACTTCGCAGTGTTCGGATTGGAGAAAATCACAAAACCCGATCAAAGAAGCACCCCACATGCATCACCTCTTCACCTAAGCCCGAGTATCTCGCAGCGGCAAGGCAAGCGATCACAGAACTCGGAGCAACCGCGGACGGCGGTGAATTGCTCAGGGTTGCGGAAAGCATACTCCAAACCGCACGACGATAA
- a CDS encoding TniB family NTP-binding protein codes for MDHDERLDLIRSDRWIALDRATIVLNRLISLMEMPRQSRMPGLMVYGSSGIGKTMIAKRMESLYPTQYASEIGITRPPILLLQAPPAPDERRFYQHILASIGAPMWGRHTISELEVRALSHLRGMDLKMIMIDEVHNLLAGSYREQRRFLNMLRFLSNDLCASLVVFGVNEAAEAIRGDEQLARRLDEHFLPLWDDDVEFSRLVQTLIAAMQLERGSGLSVQSLRSILGVTGGVTSRVFTMIKALAVDAVETGEERITDEAVQSWQPVWAKHSWTLRNRPQPAFE; via the coding sequence ATGGACCACGACGAAAGACTTGATCTCATTCGCAGCGACCGCTGGATCGCCCTCGACCGCGCAACCATTGTTCTCAACAGATTGATATCCTTGATGGAGATGCCTCGGCAGTCACGAATGCCAGGCCTCATGGTCTATGGCAGTTCCGGTATCGGAAAGACCATGATCGCCAAAAGGATGGAGAGCCTCTATCCGACGCAGTACGCTTCTGAGATCGGCATCACGCGCCCGCCGATCCTTCTCTTGCAAGCGCCACCTGCACCGGATGAACGGCGGTTTTATCAGCACATTCTTGCATCAATCGGCGCACCAATGTGGGGCCGACATACGATCTCAGAACTGGAAGTGCGGGCTCTCAGCCATCTGCGTGGCATGGATCTGAAGATGATCATGATCGACGAGGTCCACAATCTTCTGGCAGGGAGCTATCGTGAGCAGAGGCGCTTCCTGAACATGCTGCGCTTCCTGTCTAACGATTTGTGCGCGTCACTCGTTGTGTTTGGTGTCAACGAAGCTGCCGAAGCCATTCGTGGCGATGAACAATTAGCCCGCAGATTGGATGAACATTTCCTGCCGCTCTGGGATGACGATGTGGAGTTCTCCCGCCTCGTCCAGACCCTGATCGCGGCCATGCAGTTGGAACGTGGATCTGGTCTCAGTGTCCAATCGTTGCGTAGCATTTTGGGTGTGACCGGCGGTGTCACCTCGCGCGTGTTCACAATGATCAAGGCGCTCGCCGTCGACGCTGTCGAAACTGGCGAGGAACGGATCACGGATGAGGCCGTCCAATCCTGGCAGCCAGTCTGGGCCAAGCACAGCTGGACCCTGCGGAACCGGCCGCAACCGGCTTTCGAGTGA